A DNA window from Chryseobacterium sp. MEBOG06 contains the following coding sequences:
- a CDS encoding polymorphic toxin-type HINT domain-containing protein: MLEQRTGVYNNPYKFNVKELDKETGLYYYGARYYNPRASIWYGVDPLAVYNPAMETQFYGEGQHNGGVFYWGNLNPYIYTYQNPIKYIDPNGKQSLGKQSLPQLLEEGLNILHETKIGRKIYRWGNSLDEETQKDILKKTPLGGLIKFQEFVTNLQRPYVIPIPGINKPCGCFTSGTQVLAEKGYKNIEEVKEGDLVWAYDETSGNLELKKVISTITLDFSQVFKLYIGDEVIEATHEHPFFIGGKWLKVDELKVGDYVTLYDGTTKRIDKIDFIRNGNFKVHNFEVEDYHSYFVGKNKVLVHNGSPCEYLPVSLPKDKSTGMQIAGAKELNKGIKDLSAGRYVEPRFDDNGFQKTYNVSLTTNPSQTQILFDGALEYKVNVSGAGDNYRILYKASINEKTGKWEEHVGYTFDHYRTIHEYKKKD; encoded by the coding sequence ATGCTGGAGCAAAGAACGGGAGTATATAATAATCCATATAAGTTCAATGTAAAAGAACTGGATAAGGAAACCGGATTGTATTATTACGGAGCAAGATATTATAATCCGAGAGCGAGTATCTGGTATGGGGTAGATCCGCTGGCAGTTTACAACCCTGCAATGGAGACTCAGTTTTACGGTGAAGGACAACATAATGGAGGAGTATTTTATTGGGGTAATCTAAATCCTTATATATACACTTATCAAAACCCAATAAAATATATAGACCCTAATGGTAAACAATCTCTTGGTAAACAATCCCTTCCACAATTACTAGAAGAGGGATTAAATATCTTACATGAAACAAAAATTGGCAGAAAGATATATAGATGGGGTAATAGCTTAGACGAAGAAACTCAAAAAGATATTTTAAAGAAAACACCTTTAGGTGGGTTAATAAAATTTCAAGAATTTGTAACTAATTTACAAAGGCCTTATGTAATTCCAATACCAGGTATTAACAAACCATGTGGTTGCTTTACATCTGGGACACAGGTTTTAGCTGAAAAAGGATATAAAAATATTGAAGAAGTAAAAGAAGGAGATCTGGTTTGGGCTTATGATGAGACAAGTGGAAACCTAGAGCTTAAGAAAGTAATTAGTACTATTACACTAGATTTTTCGCAAGTTTTTAAATTATATATTGGAGATGAAGTCATTGAAGCAACACATGAACATCCTTTCTTTATTGGAGGAAAATGGCTCAAAGTTGACGAACTCAAAGTTGGTGATTATGTTACTTTATATGATGGAACCACAAAGAGAATAGATAAAATAGATTTTATAAGAAATGGAAATTTTAAAGTACATAATTTTGAAGTTGAAGATTATCATTCTTATTTTGTAGGGAAAAATAAAGTTTTAGTTCATAATGGTTCACCATGTGAATATTTGCCAGTAAGCTTGCCGAAAGATAAATCTACTGGTATGCAAATAGCAGGAGCAAAAGAATTAAATAAAGGTATTAAAGATTTATCAGCAGGGAGATATGTTGAACCACGATTTGATGATAATGGTTTTCAAAAGACATATAATGTTTCCCTAACAACTAATCCATCACAAACACAAATATTATTTGATGGAGCTTTAGAATATAAAGTTAATGTGTCTGGTGCTGGAGATAATTACAGAATATTATACAAAGCAAGTATAAATGAAAAAACAGGTAAATGGGAAGAACATGTAGGATATACCTTTGATCATTATAGAACAATACACGAATATAAAAAGAAAGATTAG